In Phycisphaeraceae bacterium, one DNA window encodes the following:
- a CDS encoding glucose 1-dehydrogenase, with translation MPGAFDGTVVIVTGGNSGIGRATALRFAAEGARVVIAARRAAACEEVAREVRAAGGTGLAVPTDVSDEAAVEALVDRTLREFGRLDAAFNNAGVGGAARLHECDAKLFDRIHAVNLRGVFLCMKYELRAMLHGGGGSIVNNASAAGLTGHALSPPYASSKHGVIGLTRSAALQYVRDNIRVNAICPGVIGTPMVERAAGAEAAGMSWFLSKQPGGAAGSPDDVAGAVLFLCSAEARFVTGAALSVDGGMTAGFF, from the coding sequence ATGCCTGGCGCGTTCGACGGCACAGTGGTCATCGTCACCGGTGGCAACTCCGGCATCGGTCGCGCCACCGCGCTTCGCTTCGCCGCCGAGGGGGCCCGCGTGGTGATCGCGGCCCGTCGCGCCGCAGCCTGCGAGGAGGTCGCCCGCGAAGTCCGTGCGGCGGGGGGCACCGGTCTTGCCGTTCCCACCGATGTCTCCGATGAAGCCGCCGTCGAGGCCCTCGTCGATCGAACCCTGCGCGAGTTCGGTCGGCTCGATGCTGCATTCAACAACGCGGGAGTTGGAGGAGCCGCGCGACTGCACGAGTGCGACGCGAAGCTCTTCGATCGAATCCACGCGGTCAACCTCCGCGGGGTCTTCCTCTGCATGAAGTACGAGCTTCGCGCGATGCTCCACGGAGGCGGTGGCTCGATCGTGAACAACGCCTCCGCAGCCGGCCTCACCGGGCATGCGCTGTCGCCGCCCTACGCCTCGAGCAAGCATGGGGTCATCGGGCTGACGAGGTCTGCGGCCCTCCAGTATGTGCGGGACAACATCCGCGTGAACGCCATCTGTCCTGGCGTCATCGGGACTCCGATGGTCGAGCGTGCCGCGGGCGCCGAAGCGGCGGGCATGTCCTGGTTCCTCTCGAAGCAGCCCGGCGGAGCCGCGGGTTCGCCGGACGATGTCGCCGGAGCGGTCCTCTTCCTCTGTTCGGCCGAGGCCCGCTTCGTCACGGGCGCTGCGCTCTCGGTCGATGGCGGCATGACGGCGGGGTTCTTCTAG
- a CDS encoding GNAT family N-acetyltransferase has product MTSEPPQASAPSHQPSPIRVRPLELRDYDAIERLCQVIYPTERPYTMKELETHHALFPEGQLVAESVEHGTVSGTLASLIIRWDDYRTTAPWSTFTAGGSFANHDARHGRTLYIADMMTDPALQHHGIAHALAAEAIEVVKRRGLLRKRGGSRLPGYHLHASTMTPRQYVRAVVRGELHDPTLSFHLHQGFKVFGVVRGYLPHDDESRGWAALTEWVNPRVASPEQLQEHQRAEAQAIAGDDGA; this is encoded by the coding sequence ATGACTTCTGAGCCACCCCAGGCCTCCGCGCCCAGCCATCAGCCGAGCCCCATTCGGGTCCGCCCTCTCGAACTCCGCGATTACGACGCGATCGAGCGCCTCTGCCAGGTGATCTACCCCACCGAGCGGCCCTACACCATGAAGGAGCTCGAGACGCACCATGCGCTCTTTCCCGAGGGGCAACTGGTGGCCGAGTCGGTGGAGCACGGAACGGTGTCGGGCACGCTCGCGTCGCTCATCATCCGATGGGATGACTATCGAACCACGGCGCCTTGGAGCACCTTCACCGCCGGTGGTTCATTCGCCAATCACGATGCGCGCCATGGACGCACGCTCTACATCGCGGACATGATGACCGATCCCGCGCTTCAGCATCACGGCATCGCCCATGCGCTCGCCGCCGAGGCCATCGAGGTCGTGAAGCGCCGCGGGCTGCTGCGCAAGCGCGGCGGTTCACGGCTGCCGGGCTATCACCTGCATGCGTCGACCATGACACCACGCCAGTATGTCCGCGCGGTCGTCCGCGGCGAACTCCACGATCCCACCCTCTCGTTCCATCTGCACCAGGGCTTCAAGGTCTTCGGCGTCGTACGCGGCTACCTGCCCCATGATGACGAAAGCCGGGGCTGGGCGGCGTTGACGGAGTGGGTCAACCCGCGTGTCGCCTCACCGGAGCAGTTGCAGGAGCATCAGCGCGCCGAAGCGCAGGCCATTGCCGGCGACGATGGTGCATGA
- a CDS encoding TolC family protein has translation MSRTTVAALIGLFVVVIPGCLVGPNYERPVIDMPSSYRPPAALRTSPAEAPLDEWWLCFKDPTLNALVARAESGSLTLQQAAANVQVYRARYGITYSELFPSISLGASYSRSRVNFASLGGAEGTNSPFNDWQYGLALSTWEIDLFGKIRRAMQARQAELQATVEQYRQALVSLRAEVAIAYLTVRTLQAQLRYTRESVELLSQVVRITEAKFAAQTTSLIDLSQVKAQLATSQARIPVLESQIIAQSNGLSLLLGEMPGPVADELAEPAPIPLPNDELLLGIPMDLLRRRADVLEAERRLVAAVARIGVAEAGFLPELTIMGVWGIDSTTFSGLGDWGNRTYTFGPRITWNFFNAGRVVSQVQEAQAQQLIDELGYRQVVLKAVSEVETSLTNYDGTRRAMRDFETGLTDVTRAYELAVTRYRAGTIDLTQLLQFAQVVLQAQDGLAQATGQTALNLVEIYRSLGGGWERDAIPFGGADAFGPDGTPPDGRDFPPQRPKDQPPQETTSSS, from the coding sequence ATGTCACGGACGACTGTCGCGGCTCTGATCGGTCTATTCGTCGTCGTCATCCCGGGGTGTCTCGTCGGCCCGAACTACGAGCGGCCGGTCATCGACATGCCGTCGTCGTACCGACCTCCCGCCGCGCTGCGAACTTCGCCGGCAGAGGCCCCGCTCGATGAATGGTGGCTCTGCTTCAAGGACCCGACCTTGAACGCGCTGGTTGCCCGCGCCGAGAGCGGAAGCCTCACTCTTCAGCAGGCGGCGGCCAATGTCCAGGTCTATCGGGCTCGCTACGGCATCACCTACAGCGAGCTCTTTCCGAGTATCAGCCTCGGGGCGTCCTACTCGCGCAGTCGGGTGAACTTCGCCTCGCTCGGCGGGGCCGAGGGAACCAACTCACCCTTCAACGACTGGCAGTACGGCCTGGCGCTCTCCACATGGGAGATCGATCTCTTCGGCAAGATCCGTCGCGCGATGCAGGCGCGGCAGGCCGAGCTTCAGGCGACGGTGGAGCAGTATCGCCAGGCGCTGGTCTCACTTCGCGCCGAAGTTGCGATTGCCTACCTGACCGTCCGTACGCTTCAGGCGCAGTTGCGCTACACCCGCGAGTCGGTGGAACTCCTCTCGCAGGTCGTTCGCATCACCGAGGCCAAGTTCGCCGCCCAGACGACTTCGCTGATCGATCTCTCGCAAGTCAAGGCGCAGCTGGCGACCTCGCAGGCGCGCATTCCCGTGCTTGAGTCGCAGATCATCGCGCAGTCGAACGGGCTTTCGCTGCTGCTCGGAGAGATGCCGGGCCCAGTGGCCGACGAACTCGCGGAGCCGGCGCCGATCCCGCTGCCGAACGACGAGCTACTCCTCGGCATCCCAATGGACCTTCTCCGTCGCCGCGCCGATGTGCTCGAAGCGGAGCGGCGCCTTGTGGCGGCCGTGGCGCGGATCGGTGTCGCTGAAGCGGGGTTCCTGCCCGAGCTCACGATCATGGGCGTCTGGGGCATTGATTCGACCACCTTTAGCGGCCTCGGGGACTGGGGTAATCGAACCTACACCTTCGGTCCACGCATCACATGGAACTTCTTCAATGCGGGGCGCGTCGTGAGTCAGGTGCAGGAGGCGCAGGCGCAACAGCTCATCGACGAGCTTGGCTACCGACAGGTGGTGCTGAAGGCGGTGAGCGAGGTGGAAACTTCGCTGACGAACTATGACGGCACGCGCCGCGCCATGCGCGACTTCGAAACCGGATTGACTGATGTCACTCGCGCGTACGAGCTGGCCGTGACGCGATATCGCGCGGGCACCATTGACCTGACGCAGCTTCTTCAGTTTGCCCAAGTGGTCCTCCAAGCGCAGGATGGCCTTGCCCAGGCAACCGGACAGACGGCGCTCAACCTCGTCGAGATCTATCGATCGCTCGGCGGTGGCTGGGAGCGCGACGCGATTCCATTCGGCGGCGCCGATGCATTCGGACCGGACGGCACTCCCCCCGATGGTCGTGACTTCCCGCCGCAGCGGCCGAAGGACCAACCTCCCCAGGAGACGACGAGTTCATCATGA
- a CDS encoding DUF308 domain-containing protein yields MTSMVIAAGRTRHWKLVLIDGVLLTLLGVLLLIGAILPRPWILEAFVQGLGFFLVLVGAAGLVTAFRLHEVGLRSVLLFLGPFLAILLGFGAIFAPAVAAGSAVQVFGALSLAGGIFQIVAALSMPGREHWGVLLLNGVLTAIVGAIMLLSPGIAFLVLVIFFGVELILLGAHRVRAALRLRRLAA; encoded by the coding sequence ATGACATCGATGGTCATTGCGGCTGGTCGAACGCGCCACTGGAAACTGGTGCTGATCGACGGCGTTCTTCTCACGCTGCTCGGCGTCCTGCTCCTCATCGGGGCGATCCTGCCGCGACCGTGGATCCTTGAGGCGTTCGTGCAGGGGCTCGGGTTCTTTCTGGTGCTGGTGGGCGCAGCGGGCCTCGTCACCGCATTCCGCCTGCACGAGGTTGGTCTTCGCTCGGTGCTGCTCTTTCTCGGGCCGTTCCTGGCCATTCTGCTCGGCTTCGGCGCAATCTTCGCGCCGGCGGTTGCGGCGGGAAGCGCCGTTCAGGTGTTCGGCGCACTCTCACTCGCGGGCGGCATCTTCCAGATTGTCGCGGCGCTCTCCATGCCGGGGCGCGAGCACTGGGGCGTCCTGCTCCTCAACGGCGTGCTGACCGCCATCGTGGGCGCCATCATGCTTCTCTCCCCGGGCATCGCCTTTCTCGTCCTCGTGATCTTCTTCGGTGTCGAGCTCATTCTGCTCGGTGCCCACCGTGTCCGCGCCGCCCTTCGACTGCGGCGACTCGCCGCCTGA
- a CDS encoding multidrug efflux RND transporter permease subunit produces the protein MIEFFIKRPIFAAVMALLMLIGGGLSIVLLPVAQYPEITPPTVQVSANYPGASAAITSDVVTRPMEIQINGVEGMIYMSSASTNNGTSLITITFQVGYDQDIGAVDVQNRVSTAMSQLPEEVQKQGIAIAKQSTDLLLVVGLSSPNGTYDSFFLGNYADINLTPALQRVNGVGSVTNFGLLQYAIRIWIDPQKLAALGITPQEVAHAVSTQNQQVVGGQVGALPTTGDPTFTLQVNALGRLTLPSEFEDIVVRHTDEGAIVRIRDIGRAELGAASYATSSERDGKPSALLGIYQLPGANAFTVANGIRTAMSELSSSFPPDIEWSVPYDTTRFVSASITDLLKTFAEAVVLVLLVIFVFLQNFRSTLIPMIAIPVSIVGAFGIMLAAGFSINTLSLLGLVLAIGLVVDDAIVVVENVERQFEEGMTDTRLATAKAMREVTGPIVATTLSLAAVFVPAALMPGITGQLYNQFAMTIAFSVVLSGINSLSLSPALCALLLRPRQSGHVKFIAFRAFDSAFSGLVRFYEALVRGAIRAWWLVVTIFVAGLALTAWLFVTTPTAFIPDEDNGYFYVAYQLPAGSTVERSQAFAATLRSLIEEEKQVATIIEVNGFNFITSVQQTNAGFLIPVLTNWSERPGADQTANAIMARLRHAVAELPDGVAMVAGPPAIPGLGNVGGFQFQVNDQSGLGLPTLLKAVEDVIAAARQRPELSRLNPQFDANVPQLFVDFDRTKMQMLGINPDDAFTVLQINVASLYINQFNRFGKVYQVYVQADAPSRMQPDDVLKLYVRNRSGEQVPFSAFATVQWTTGPDNLSHYNVMNSVAVLGDANPGFSSGQAIEAVDAICRDVLPPGITHDWTGIVFQQLEAGNLAPVIFGLAVLAVFLFLAAQYESFALPVLVIVSVPLAALGAVITLRLFGRPLDVYAQIGLVLLVGLAAKNAILIVEFAKDARESGQSAIEAAATAARLRLRPILMTAFAFILGVVPLAMATGAGANSRHSIGYTVIGGLLVGTLFTLVVVPTFYVIVEWIRSNVFGVDPVEARKRLSASLAEPAAVTSGGAAEEHR, from the coding sequence ATGATCGAGTTCTTCATCAAGCGTCCGATCTTCGCCGCGGTCATGGCGCTCCTGATGCTCATCGGCGGCGGGCTGTCGATCGTGCTCCTGCCGGTCGCGCAGTATCCGGAGATCACGCCGCCGACGGTGCAGGTCTCCGCGAACTATCCGGGTGCCAGTGCCGCGATCACCTCCGATGTGGTCACCCGACCCATGGAGATCCAGATCAATGGCGTCGAAGGCATGATCTACATGTCGAGTGCCTCGACGAACAACGGCACTTCGTTGATCACGATCACCTTCCAGGTTGGCTACGACCAGGACATCGGCGCCGTCGATGTGCAGAACCGCGTCTCGACGGCCATGAGCCAGCTCCCGGAGGAGGTCCAGAAGCAGGGGATTGCCATCGCCAAGCAGTCCACCGACCTGCTGCTGGTGGTGGGCCTTTCGAGCCCGAACGGCACCTACGACAGCTTCTTCCTGGGGAACTACGCCGACATCAATCTCACGCCCGCGCTGCAGCGCGTCAACGGAGTCGGCAGTGTCACGAACTTCGGACTGCTCCAGTACGCCATTCGAATCTGGATCGATCCGCAGAAGCTTGCGGCCCTTGGCATCACTCCGCAGGAGGTGGCGCACGCGGTCTCCACGCAGAATCAGCAGGTGGTCGGTGGCCAGGTCGGCGCTCTTCCGACCACGGGTGATCCGACCTTCACGCTTCAGGTGAATGCGCTTGGTCGACTGACGCTGCCGAGCGAGTTCGAAGACATCGTCGTGCGTCACACCGATGAGGGAGCGATCGTCCGCATTCGCGACATCGGAAGAGCCGAACTCGGCGCGGCCAGTTACGCCACCTCCAGCGAACGCGATGGCAAGCCCTCGGCGCTGCTGGGCATCTACCAGTTGCCGGGAGCCAACGCCTTCACCGTGGCCAACGGCATCCGAACGGCCATGAGCGAGCTGTCGTCGAGCTTCCCGCCGGACATCGAGTGGAGCGTTCCCTACGACACGACACGATTCGTCTCGGCATCAATCACCGATCTGCTGAAGACCTTTGCCGAAGCCGTGGTGCTGGTGTTGCTGGTGATCTTCGTCTTCCTGCAGAACTTCCGCTCCACGCTGATTCCGATGATCGCCATTCCGGTGTCGATCGTGGGTGCCTTCGGCATCATGCTCGCTGCGGGATTCTCGATCAACACGCTCTCCCTTCTCGGTCTGGTGCTCGCGATCGGACTGGTCGTCGATGATGCGATCGTGGTTGTCGAGAATGTCGAGCGCCAATTCGAGGAAGGGATGACCGACACGCGCCTGGCAACAGCCAAGGCGATGCGCGAAGTGACTGGCCCGATTGTGGCGACGACGCTCTCGCTGGCCGCGGTGTTCGTGCCCGCCGCGCTCATGCCGGGCATCACGGGGCAGCTCTACAACCAATTCGCCATGACGATCGCCTTCTCAGTGGTCCTCTCAGGCATCAACTCGCTTTCGTTGAGCCCGGCGCTCTGTGCTCTGCTGCTGCGGCCCCGGCAATCGGGGCATGTGAAGTTCATCGCCTTCCGCGCGTTCGACTCCGCCTTCAGCGGTCTCGTCCGCTTCTACGAGGCGTTGGTGCGGGGAGCGATCCGCGCATGGTGGCTCGTGGTGACGATCTTCGTCGCCGGCTTGGCGCTGACGGCGTGGCTCTTCGTGACGACGCCGACCGCCTTCATTCCCGATGAAGACAACGGCTACTTCTATGTGGCCTATCAGCTCCCCGCCGGTTCAACGGTCGAACGGTCGCAGGCCTTCGCGGCCACCTTGCGTTCGCTCATCGAGGAGGAGAAGCAAGTCGCCACCATCATCGAGGTGAACGGCTTCAACTTCATCACGAGCGTGCAGCAGACGAATGCGGGGTTCCTCATCCCGGTGCTGACGAACTGGTCCGAGCGTCCAGGAGCCGACCAGACCGCGAATGCCATCATGGCGCGCCTTCGCCACGCGGTGGCAGAGCTTCCGGATGGAGTCGCCATGGTGGCCGGACCCCCGGCGATTCCCGGTCTCGGCAATGTGGGTGGCTTCCAGTTCCAGGTCAACGATCAATCGGGGCTCGGCCTTCCGACCCTGCTCAAGGCCGTGGAGGATGTGATTGCCGCGGCCCGCCAGCGCCCTGAACTGAGCAGGCTCAACCCGCAGTTCGACGCCAATGTGCCGCAGCTCTTCGTCGACTTCGATCGCACGAAGATGCAAATGCTCGGCATCAATCCTGATGACGCGTTCACGGTGCTCCAGATCAATGTCGCGTCGCTCTATATCAATCAGTTCAATCGATTCGGCAAGGTCTATCAGGTCTATGTCCAGGCTGATGCGCCGAGCCGCATGCAGCCCGACGATGTCCTGAAGCTCTATGTGCGCAATCGAAGTGGTGAACAGGTGCCGTTCTCCGCGTTCGCCACGGTGCAGTGGACCACCGGACCCGACAACCTCTCGCACTACAATGTGATGAACTCAGTCGCGGTCCTCGGTGACGCAAACCCCGGGTTCAGTTCTGGGCAGGCCATCGAGGCGGTCGATGCCATCTGTCGCGATGTCCTTCCGCCGGGCATCACGCACGACTGGACCGGCATCGTCTTCCAGCAACTCGAAGCGGGGAATCTCGCGCCGGTCATCTTCGGGCTCGCGGTGCTGGCGGTCTTCCTCTTCCTGGCCGCCCAGTATGAGAGCTTCGCCCTGCCGGTGCTCGTCATCGTGAGTGTGCCGCTCGCCGCGCTCGGAGCGGTCATCACGCTGCGGCTCTTCGGTCGCCCGCTCGATGTCTATGCCCAGATCGGCCTCGTGTTGCTGGTCGGGCTGGCGGCGAAGAACGCGATTCTGATTGTCGAGTTCGCCAAAGATGCCCGCGAGAGCGGGCAGAGCGCGATCGAGGCCGCCGCGACGGCGGCGCGCCTTCGCCTGCGACCGATCCTGATGACGGCCTTCGCGTTCATTCTCGGCGTCGTTCCGCTGGCCATGGCCACGGGCGCCGGTGCAAACAGCCGTCACTCGATCGGCTACACGGTCATCGGCGGGCTACTGGTCGGCACACTCTTCACGCTGGTGGTGGTGCCCACCTTCTATGTGATCGTCGAGTGGATTCGCTCGAATGTCTTCGGTGTCGATCCCGTGGAGGCACGGAAGCGCCTGTCGGCGTCACTCGCCGAGCCCGCTGCGGTCACGAGCGGCGGCGCCGCAGAAGAACACCGGTAA
- a CDS encoding efflux RND transporter periplasmic adaptor subunit, whose protein sequence is MIALLGVVLVAGGCRRHAAKPTAVPSAPVEVATAARSDVPVYREYPGTLESIRTVELNARVEGWLLRQHVPDGAMVSPGQTIYELDPAPFVVALDQAQADLAVAEAQYANAKQKYERNRPLVEVDAVSAEEFETLEAQYLGARATVEARTAAVEQAALNLSYCVIPSPARGQLSRSRVFEGTLVTPGVNATLNNVRQLDPLWVEFQPVSDDVPALRALMSSGEAVTEIALPASSSQRWSTKGKVVFIDNSVGSRSSTILSRLEFPNPDLAVLPGTYVTVRLRTATLSNVVTIPESAIAYQSAQATVWIVDAQEQANLVSIETGPRGGAGIVVTKGLSGGERVVTSGQLRLRQGEPVRVVTPPSPSAGGAPAQAAPAAPASAPARSSRRTTSGASR, encoded by the coding sequence GTGATTGCACTCCTGGGCGTTGTGCTCGTCGCCGGCGGATGTCGCCGACATGCCGCCAAGCCCACGGCCGTGCCGTCGGCACCCGTCGAGGTGGCGACGGCGGCGCGCAGTGATGTGCCCGTCTATCGCGAGTACCCGGGAACGCTCGAGAGCATTCGCACGGTCGAGCTGAACGCGCGCGTCGAGGGATGGCTCCTTCGCCAGCATGTGCCCGACGGGGCGATGGTGAGCCCGGGACAGACCATCTATGAGCTCGATCCGGCGCCCTTTGTCGTCGCCCTCGACCAGGCGCAGGCCGACCTTGCCGTCGCCGAAGCGCAGTACGCCAATGCCAAGCAGAAGTACGAGCGGAATCGCCCGCTGGTCGAAGTGGATGCCGTTTCGGCGGAGGAGTTCGAGACGCTCGAGGCGCAGTACCTCGGCGCCCGCGCGACGGTGGAGGCGAGGACGGCCGCGGTCGAACAGGCGGCGTTGAACCTTTCCTACTGCGTCATTCCGAGCCCGGCGCGAGGCCAGCTCTCACGCTCGCGGGTCTTCGAGGGCACGCTTGTCACGCCCGGCGTGAACGCCACGCTCAACAATGTTCGGCAGCTCGATCCGTTGTGGGTGGAGTTCCAGCCGGTGAGCGATGATGTTCCCGCCCTGCGTGCGCTCATGTCGTCGGGCGAGGCGGTCACCGAGATCGCGCTGCCCGCATCGAGCAGTCAGCGCTGGTCGACCAAGGGCAAGGTCGTCTTCATTGACAACTCCGTCGGCTCGCGGTCGAGCACCATTCTGAGCCGTCTCGAGTTTCCCAATCCCGACCTTGCGGTCCTGCCTGGAACCTATGTGACGGTTCGCCTGAGGACCGCCACGCTCTCCAATGTCGTCACCATTCCGGAGAGTGCGATTGCCTATCAATCAGCGCAGGCGACCGTCTGGATCGTCGATGCGCAGGAGCAGGCGAACCTCGTCTCGATCGAGACCGGACCGCGCGGTGGTGCGGGCATCGTGGTGACGAAGGGGCTCTCTGGCGGCGAGCGCGTGGTGACTTCAGGTCAGCTTCGGCTGCGTCAGGGTGAGCCGGTGCGCGTGGTCACGCCGCCATCGCCAAGCGCGGGGGGTGCTCCGGCTCAGGCCGCGCCAGCCGCGCCGGCCTCGGCTCCGGCGCGTTCTTCCCGGCGGACCACTTCGGGTGCCTCCCGATGA
- a CDS encoding DUF481 domain-containing protein, with protein sequence MKSISLHGSAQSPGGRGRLGDRAGIGYFHAMLSMSFASRSAGALLRSFRATCARMRALLPSIVAMTIVHSAALANPPQASAPPSDEVVVHLVTGEVLRGTLVDSTAGELVLAHAILGRLVVPQSSVARVESIPVVPPPKTVNGSLDFAAVPPDSEDLLEDADLLAPPADAQAVAAGRAPRKVGDPPRPAWAAGRVDLLETDESLPPPGTVEWLLSAQAALAGVNSDDTQLDLRVAGTLTRRTWTDRWTTSAEYFLSLVDSQTTDNNLLATSVYDYYFIPTNWLAFGKLQYQYDQFQAWEHRLSGYAGFGYRIFHERPLAITIKGGFGATREFGTSDEWTPEAYGEAALAWWINSWQTLEASVNIAPSLTDFGDYRILARLDWIVRLNDQGLAFVGGLRNEYQSDVPPGSTNNDLRYYLGVRYDF encoded by the coding sequence GTGAAGAGCATTTCGCTCCACGGCTCCGCGCAGTCCCCCGGTGGTCGAGGCCGTCTTGGCGATCGTGCTGGCATCGGATACTTTCACGCGATGCTGTCGATGTCGTTCGCCTCCCGCAGCGCGGGCGCGCTGCTGCGGTCGTTCCGCGCCACCTGCGCCCGCATGCGGGCCCTGCTGCCCTCAATCGTGGCCATGACGATCGTGCACTCCGCCGCTCTCGCCAATCCGCCGCAGGCTTCAGCACCTCCATCCGACGAGGTCGTGGTCCACCTTGTGACCGGCGAGGTCCTGCGCGGAACACTCGTCGATTCAACGGCTGGTGAACTCGTGCTCGCCCACGCGATCCTTGGCCGCCTGGTCGTTCCCCAGTCGTCCGTTGCCCGAGTTGAGTCGATCCCGGTCGTTCCGCCTCCGAAGACGGTGAACGGGAGTCTGGACTTTGCAGCGGTTCCGCCCGATTCGGAGGACCTGCTCGAAGATGCTGACCTCCTCGCGCCTCCGGCGGATGCCCAAGCGGTTGCCGCGGGTCGCGCCCCACGCAAGGTAGGTGACCCTCCGCGACCAGCGTGGGCGGCGGGGCGTGTCGACTTGCTTGAAACCGACGAGTCTCTGCCTCCTCCGGGCACGGTGGAGTGGCTCCTGAGCGCCCAGGCGGCGCTCGCCGGGGTGAACTCTGACGACACGCAACTCGATCTTCGCGTCGCGGGCACGCTCACTCGACGAACCTGGACCGATCGCTGGACGACCTCCGCCGAGTACTTCCTGAGCCTCGTGGACAGCCAGACCACGGACAACAACCTGCTCGCGACTTCGGTCTACGACTACTACTTCATCCCGACGAACTGGCTCGCCTTCGGCAAACTTCAGTACCAGTACGACCAGTTCCAGGCGTGGGAGCATCGACTCAGCGGGTATGCCGGGTTCGGCTACCGGATCTTTCATGAGCGGCCACTTGCCATCACCATCAAGGGCGGATTCGGTGCAACGCGCGAGTTCGGAACCTCCGATGAGTGGACGCCCGAGGCCTACGGCGAGGCGGCTCTTGCCTGGTGGATCAACTCATGGCAGACCCTCGAAGCCAGCGTGAACATTGCGCCGAGTCTCACGGACTTCGGCGACTACCGGATCCTCGCTCGCCTCGACTGGATCGTTCGGCTGAATGACCAGGGACTTGCCTTCGTGGGCGGGCTGCGGAACGAGTACCAGTCGGATGTCCCACCGGGCAGCACCAACAACGACCTGCGCTACTACCTTGGCGTGCGATATGACTTCTGA
- a CDS encoding UDP-2,3-diacylglucosamine diphosphatase, producing MRTRFRTIFISDTHLGTGSARADDLAFFLKRVTCDRLYLVGDIIDMWWLRQRWKWPASHTTVLRRLLKLSSKGVEIIYLPGNHDDAARPYAGMEFGGIRVELAAQHECADGRRLLVCHGDHYDLVVRTRPWLGMLGSAGYEVLLRANRLWNAGRRMFGLPYHSLAQAVKLRVKRACMYVSHYEEELRREAERGGCDGVVCGHIHKAELRVDQGLTYANCGDWVESCTALVEHEDGRLELLDGLAFNESWRRLEESGAVPTEDPDPWIDPPLPFPLPHVEPSKAHRAASSC from the coding sequence GTGCGAACGCGCTTCAGAACCATCTTCATCAGTGACACCCACCTCGGGACGGGAAGTGCCCGCGCGGACGACCTCGCCTTCTTCCTGAAGCGGGTCACATGTGACCGCCTCTACCTCGTGGGCGACATCATTGACATGTGGTGGCTCAGGCAGCGATGGAAGTGGCCGGCGTCGCACACGACGGTCCTTCGTCGACTGCTCAAGTTGAGTTCGAAGGGCGTGGAAATCATCTACCTGCCCGGGAATCACGATGATGCGGCCCGACCCTACGCAGGCATGGAGTTTGGCGGCATCAGGGTGGAGTTGGCGGCACAGCACGAGTGTGCCGATGGTCGGCGCCTTCTTGTCTGCCATGGCGACCACTATGACCTCGTGGTTCGCACCCGACCCTGGCTCGGAATGCTCGGGAGCGCCGGCTACGAGGTTCTGTTGCGCGCCAATCGGTTGTGGAACGCCGGCCGTCGCATGTTCGGGCTTCCCTATCACTCGCTGGCGCAGGCGGTGAAACTCCGTGTGAAGCGCGCGTGCATGTATGTCTCCCACTACGAGGAGGAGCTGCGGCGCGAGGCGGAGCGTGGAGGGTGTGATGGCGTGGTCTGCGGCCACATTCACAAGGCCGAGCTCCGCGTCGACCAGGGCCTGACCTACGCCAACTGCGGCGACTGGGTGGAGAGCTGCACGGCGCTCGTTGAACACGAGGATGGGCGTCTCGAGCTGCTCGACGGGCTTGCATTCAACGAGTCATGGCGCCGCCTGGAGGAGAGCGGCGCCGTTCCCACCGAGGATCCCGACCCATGGATCGACCCACCATTGCCCTTCCCGCTGCCCCATGTCGAGCCGTCGAAGGCGCATCGGGCGGCATCATCCTGCTGA